From one Maniola jurtina chromosome 5, ilManJurt1.1, whole genome shotgun sequence genomic stretch:
- the LOC123865805 gene encoding uncharacterized protein LOC123865805, with protein sequence MYLGVTFFVLLTRQPYGINSMRACVPNTYFALNDRLCLCDPYGRLNEANCKTIARPQPCPPGQVIRQGCNQCICQDNGQLKCTSAFCSNRVTKPGISYHGLVAYGPRCTPFRSYYVNCNLCFCPASGQASDAQCAVDTSCSLDQTSDIMTITKINQCIPNVMYLLPCIECLCSEYGNFVFDKCLEKCQPQTEHHRRCIPGTLYRRDCDICRCPDNSIPDEKLCIKAGCNADTKQTYLHSLRSSTNRCTPRTFTKPKCIYCDCTSEGTVNEHYCLELDCSKISDFKFYAETDVCSPGELVPICMECFCLNNGLTNETYCTRVCTYQSKLNILEKVLNESKVDTTLIDKSKIQTVDLNRACEPSTLYIDSGKYCLCSDNGDTNFKFCTNFTEDLNHKESNKSKFDATTSCEPSTLVDFDCNTCYCSKEGKIDPKWCTYDDCEAKRIVMESHKNLPHSEQIENPNGICTPGSISKEKCNFCICPESGILRERACTKNDCFDNVEVTSEKFVCEPLAYYEVDCNICFCPRDGVKNVAKCTKNHCEKSFLRSEACISGHLFSDECDVCVCPPNGDRADRVCTNNTCSLPRWSTFKLTDSVLANEVHNDEARNLELCYPGEEFSMGCNICVCTDLGLKIYASCEPVLCNDNTDRMKFTYGVLDQMDKMDEPTTKTAITYRNSHSRAKRDIHDKCYTYQSALSEVEKMDCTPGSMYIIRCKQCICPYSGQIHDFCRPLPKTIYCEQAYPGFNFIPMGRRLAGKSNTTEGKSKTTMESITLTVKHLKHTTYKCGKPGKVMDQCFICECEDNIVIEEHCFKSDAENCSNATPTFFDGNTLIYV encoded by the exons atgtacctcGGTGTAACATTTTTCGTTTTGCTAACACGTCAGCCATATGGAATTAATTCAATGC GTGCGTGCGTGCCAAACACTTACTTCGCACTGAATGATCGACTCTGTTTATGCGATCCCTACGGCAGGTTGAATGAAGCCAATTGCAAGACCATTGCTCGGCCACAGCCATGTCCGCCTGGCCAAGTTATTAGACAAGGCTGCAACCAATGCATTTGCCAAGACAACGGCCAACTTAAATGTACCAGCGCGTTTTGCTCCAATCGGGTAACCAAGCCTGGGATTAGCTATCATGGTCTCGTAGCATATGGTCCAAGGTGCACACCATTCAGGTCTTATTACGTAAACTGTAACCTCTGCTTTTGTCCAGCGTCGGGACAAGCCTCTGACGCCCAATGCGCTGTTGACACTTCCTGCTCCTTAGACCAGACATCTGATATCATgacaataacaaaaataaaccaGTGTATCCCTAACGTTATGTACCTCCTCCCTTGCATCGAATGTCTCTGTTCTGAATATGGTAACTTCGTTTTTGATAAATGCTTGGAGAAATGTCAGCCCCAAACCGAACACCATCGCAGATGCATTCCAGGAACCTTGTACAGAAGGGATTGTGATATATGTCGATGCCCTGACAACAGTATACCTGATGAAAAACTATGCATTAAGGCTGGTTGTAATGCGGATACAAAGCAAACATATTTACATTCACTAAGGAGTTCCACAAATCGCTGTACTCCTCGAACTTTTACGAAACCCAAATGTATTTATTGCGACTGCACTTCAGAGGGCACTGTAAATGAACATTATTGTCTAGAACTTGACTGCTCTAAGATATCCGATTTCAAATTTTACGCTGAAACAGACGTTTGTAGCCCTGGGGAACTCGtaccgatttgtatggaatGCTTCTGTCTGAACAATGGACTTACAAATGAAACATACTGTACTAGAGTTTGCACTTACCAAAGTAAACTAAATATTCTTGAAAAAGTATTAAATGAGAGTAAAGTCGATACAACTTTAATTGATAAAAGTAAAATTCAAACAGTTGATTTGAATAGAGCTTGTGAACCGAGCACTCTTTATATCGACAGTGGTAAATATTGCTTATGTTCTGATAACGGTGATACCAACTTCAAATTTTGTACGAATTTTACTGAAGACTTGAACCATAAGGAaagtaataaatcaaaatttgaTGCAACTACAAGCTGTGAACCAAGCACATTAGTTGATTTTGATTGCAATACATGTTACTGTTCCAAAGAGGGGAAGATAGATCCAAAATGGTGTACGTATGATGATTGTGAAGCAAAAAGGATAGTAATGGAATCACATAAAAATCTTCCACATTCTGAGCAAATAGAAAATCCGAATGGAATTTGCACGCCTGGCTCTATATCTAAAGAGAAATGCAACTTCTGTATATGCCCTGAAAGTGGGATTCTAAGAGAACGCGCCTGCACCAAAAATGACTGTTTCGACAACGTGGAAGTAACGAGTGAAAAATTCGTTTGTGAACCTCTCGCTTATTATGAAGTCGACTGTAACATTTGCTTCTGTCCTCGCGATGGTGTCAAAAATGTTGCGAAATGTACAAAAAATCATTGCGAAAAGAGTTTTTTGAGGTCCGAAGCATGTATTTCTGGTCATTTGTTCAGCGACGAGTGTGACGTTTGCGTGTGTCCACCAAATGGTGATAGAGCAGATAGAGTATGCACTAATAACACTTGCAGCTTGCCAAGATGGAGTACCTTTAAACTCACAGATAGTGTCCTAGCAAACGAAGTTCATAACGATGAAGCCAGAAATTTGGAGTTGTGCTATCCGGGAGAAGAGTTTTCAATGGGCTGCAATATATGCGTTTGTACggatttaggtttgaaaatATACGCGTCTTGCGAACCTGTATTATGTAATGACAACACAGACAGAATGAAATTTACATATGGTGTTTTGGATCAAATGGATAAAATG GACGAACCCACAACAAAAACAGCCATCACTTATAGGAATTCACATTCTCGAGCTAAACGCGACATTCACGACAAATGCTACACTTATCAGAGTGCGCTCAGTGAAGTCGAGAAAATGGATTGTACTCCTGGATCTATGTATATTATTCG ctGTAAACAATGCATCTGTCCATATTCGGGACAAATCCACGACTTCTGTCGTCCACTACCCAAAACCATCTACTGTGAGCAAGCATATCCCGGATTCAATTTCATACCAATGGGACGACGTTTAGCTGGCAAGA GCAATACTACAGAAGGAAAATCCAAAACAACGATGGAAAGCATAACGTTAACAGTGAAACATTTGAAGCATACAACATACAAATGTGGTAAACCCGGCAAAGTCATGGACCAGTGTTTCATATGCGAATGTGAGGACAATATCGTGATAGAAGAGCATTGTTTTAAAAGTGATGCTGAAAACTGTTCGAATGCAACGCCGACTTTCTTTGATGGCAATACACTGAtttatgtataa